In a genomic window of Maridesulfovibrio ferrireducens:
- the trpB gene encoding tryptophan synthase subunit beta — MKRGYYGDFGGQFVPELLMPPLLELEEAMGRILKSAEFQQEFTRLLKDFVGRPTALTHCANLSRELGFNLWLKREDLAHTGAHKVNNTVGQALLTKMMGKPRLLAETGAGQHGVATATAAALLDLECEIYMGAVDVKRQSHNVRRMELLGAKCIPVESGTQTLKDAINAALRQWIANQRTTHYCFGTAAGPHPFPLLVREFQSVIGREAKQQFKERTGEMPYMVVACVGGGSNAIGMFHEFVNEKTVKIVGVEAAGTGKPGCTNSAPINLGTPGVLHGMNTLLLQTDEGQILPSHSIAAGLDYPGVGPEHVHLHDCGRAQYGMVNDSQAINAFHVLCRKEGILPALESSHAVAWVLENKDSIPKDANVIVNLSGRGDKDMGILEDYLKQHGK; from the coding sequence ATGAAAAGAGGATATTATGGGGATTTCGGCGGACAGTTTGTGCCTGAATTGCTTATGCCTCCACTTTTGGAGCTTGAAGAGGCAATGGGAAGAATTTTAAAATCGGCGGAATTTCAGCAGGAATTTACACGTTTACTTAAAGATTTTGTGGGCCGTCCTACAGCGCTTACTCATTGTGCAAACCTTTCACGCGAGCTCGGTTTCAACCTCTGGCTGAAACGTGAAGACTTAGCTCATACCGGTGCTCATAAAGTTAACAACACCGTCGGTCAGGCCTTGTTGACCAAGATGATGGGTAAACCCAGACTTCTGGCGGAAACCGGAGCAGGTCAACATGGGGTTGCAACTGCAACAGCCGCTGCTCTTCTTGATCTTGAATGTGAAATTTATATGGGCGCTGTCGACGTAAAACGTCAGTCTCATAACGTTCGCCGCATGGAACTTCTCGGCGCAAAGTGCATTCCTGTCGAATCCGGTACGCAGACTTTGAAAGATGCGATAAATGCCGCGCTTCGTCAGTGGATCGCTAATCAGCGCACTACTCATTACTGCTTCGGAACAGCAGCCGGACCGCATCCGTTCCCTCTTCTTGTAAGAGAATTTCAGTCCGTAATCGGTCGTGAAGCAAAGCAGCAGTTTAAAGAACGTACAGGTGAGATGCCTTATATGGTTGTTGCCTGTGTGGGCGGCGGTTCCAATGCAATCGGTATGTTCCACGAATTTGTTAATGAAAAAACAGTGAAGATTGTAGGCGTAGAAGCTGCCGGAACAGGCAAACCAGGATGCACTAATTCCGCACCTATTAATCTGGGTACTCCCGGAGTGCTTCACGGAATGAATACTTTGTTATTACAGACAGATGAAGGGCAGATACTTCCATCACATTCCATCGCCGCCGGACTTGATTATCCCGGTGTCGGGCCGGAACATGTCCATCTTCACGATTGCGGCAGAGCGCAGTACGGCATGGTGAATGACAGTCAGGCTATCAATGCTTTCCATGTACTTTGCCGTAAGGAAGGAATTCTTCCCGCGCTTGAAAGTTCTCATGCTGTAGCGTGGGTGCTCGAAAACAAGGATTCGATTCCTAAAGATGCAAACGTAATTGTGAATCTATCCGGTCGCGGAGATAAAGATATGGGTATTTTGGAAGATTACCTCAAGCAGCACGGAAAATAG
- a CDS encoding anthranilate synthase component II — MFLLVDNFDSFTFNLVQAFQQLGAEPLVLRNDREEILELAESGKLERVCLSPGPSTPQNAGLSLEFLSRLPKEVPVMGVCLGHQTLGHFAGASVVRAGRIMHGKTSMVYHNNDGLFSGLDDPFEVCRYHSLVVNVDEAPEILELTAWTDQQEVMGLRYKDRPWAGVQFHPESILTPDGPKLLKNFLEGNI; from the coding sequence ATGTTTTTGCTTGTTGATAATTTTGATTCGTTCACATTCAATCTGGTTCAGGCTTTTCAGCAGCTGGGTGCAGAGCCTCTTGTCCTTAGAAATGACCGTGAGGAAATTCTGGAACTTGCTGAATCCGGAAAACTTGAGCGGGTCTGTCTTTCTCCCGGACCGAGCACTCCTCAGAATGCCGGTCTCAGCCTTGAGTTTCTATCCCGTCTTCCTAAGGAAGTTCCGGTTATGGGAGTTTGTTTAGGGCATCAGACTCTCGGACATTTTGCCGGAGCGTCGGTTGTCCGGGCGGGGCGCATTATGCACGGTAAAACTTCAATGGTTTATCATAATAATGATGGGTTGTTCAGTGGATTGGATGATCCTTTTGAAGTCTGCCGTTATCATTCTTTAGTGGTGAATGTTGATGAAGCTCCTGAGATTCTAGAGCTCACAGCATGGACAGATCAGCAGGAAGTCATGGGACTTCGTTACAAAGATCGTCCGTGGGCGGGAGTGCAGTTTCATCCCGAGTCTATTTTGACTCCGGACGGACCGAAGCTTCTGAAGAACTTTCTTGAGGGAAATATTTAA
- a CDS encoding phosphoribosylanthranilate isomerase — protein MNQLIKVCGMTRVEDVANCEELGADFLGFIFHPSSPRCVDAEFVRSVEVTKAKKVGVFVKQSAAEIREIMKNAKLDFAQLHGGQNEEFCKAIGKERVIKVLWPQRYDSVKEFQDDIDRFAPFCSYMLFDAGSSGGGHGKTLDFSVFSEVKIQIPWLLAGGLSSKNLLEAISSAKPDGVDLNSGVEVSPGIKDINKLSAAFVSVHLANKRKKS, from the coding sequence ATGAATCAACTTATCAAAGTATGCGGCATGACCCGCGTTGAAGATGTTGCTAATTGTGAAGAACTGGGCGCTGATTTTTTGGGATTTATTTTTCATCCCTCAAGCCCTAGGTGTGTGGATGCGGAGTTTGTGCGTTCGGTTGAGGTTACAAAAGCTAAAAAAGTCGGCGTATTTGTAAAGCAAAGTGCTGCGGAAATACGCGAGATTATGAAGAATGCAAAACTTGATTTTGCGCAGCTTCATGGCGGGCAGAATGAAGAATTCTGCAAAGCGATCGGCAAAGAGCGCGTGATCAAAGTTCTTTGGCCCCAGCGTTATGATTCGGTGAAGGAGTTTCAGGATGATATTGACCGCTTTGCACCTTTTTGCAGTTATATGCTCTTTGATGCTGGAAGTTCCGGCGGCGGTCATGGCAAAACGCTCGATTTTTCAGTTTTTTCAGAAGTGAAAATCCAGATACCGTGGTTGCTCGCAGGTGGTCTTTCATCAAAAAATTTATTGGAAGCCATAAGTAGTGCAAAACCAGACGGTGTTGATTTGAATTCCGGTGTGGAAGTCAGCCCCGGTATTAAAGATATAAATAAATTGAGTGCAGCTTTTGTTTCAGTGCACTTAGCAAATAAGAGGAAAAAGTCATGA
- a CDS encoding indole-3-glycerol-phosphate synthase: MLEKFRIAKQSEVDMLHKAKAEGALPTPYTGVRPSFADAIRRDESGMKVIAEYKRASPSKGDINLGLSPAEVAAMYAGGGASAISVLTEEQYFKGSISYLDEIKSCGLPMLRKDFLVDPLQIVQTAATPASALLIIVRMFADDGLLKEMIDKTHDAGLDAVVEAFDLQDLMRAKKAGARIIQINNRDLDNLGIDMSRSVEFIKERDDSEIWICASGINEPDDCIKMAELGYDSVLVGTSIMSSASPQDKLAALVAGSAFGGGR; encoded by the coding sequence ATGCTTGAGAAGTTTCGCATAGCCAAACAAAGTGAAGTGGATATGCTCCATAAGGCCAAGGCGGAAGGGGCGCTTCCCACTCCATATACCGGAGTTCGTCCTTCATTTGCTGACGCGATAAGGCGTGATGAATCGGGTATGAAAGTTATTGCTGAATATAAGCGGGCGTCACCTTCCAAGGGGGATATAAATCTCGGTTTAAGTCCTGCCGAAGTGGCGGCTATGTATGCCGGAGGCGGCGCTTCTGCAATTTCAGTTTTAACGGAAGAGCAGTATTTTAAAGGAAGTATCAGCTATCTTGATGAAATTAAATCTTGCGGGTTGCCGATGCTTCGCAAAGATTTTCTGGTTGATCCGCTTCAGATTGTTCAGACTGCGGCGACTCCTGCTTCGGCTCTATTAATTATAGTACGCATGTTCGCTGATGACGGTCTGCTTAAGGAAATGATTGATAAAACTCATGATGCCGGACTTGATGCGGTGGTTGAGGCTTTTGATTTGCAAGACCTTATGCGGGCTAAAAAGGCGGGGGCGCGGATAATACAGATTAATAACCGAGATCTTGATAACCTCGGAATCGACATGAGCAGGTCGGTAGAGTTTATTAAAGAGCGAGATGACAGCGAAATCTGGATTTGTGCCAGCGGTATTAATGAACCGGATGATTGCATAAAAATGGCAGAACTCGGTTATGACAGCGTGTTAGTCGGAACATCCATAATGTCGAGCGCAAGCCCGCAGGATAAACTGGCCGCTCTTGTTGCCGGATCTGCGTTTGGAGGTGGGCGATGA
- the trpA gene encoding tryptophan synthase subunit alpha — translation MSITTLADKINEANAEGRTALIPFLPGGYPNKDIFWKEILELDANGADIIEIGMPFSDPVADGPVVEAASLKCLDAGVNLKWIIEELAKVRSQISAGIVLMGYYNPVLQYGLEKFAKDANAAGVNGLIIADLPYEEGVEFRDLLAENEVVLVPLVGLNTTPERMKLYADGGNGFCYFVSVLGTTGDRDSLPDEIKVGLKNAKEIFDIPVALGFGLKHPSQLIPLEGLVDAAVFGSALIRHIDDGKSSAEFMKVWKK, via the coding sequence ATGAGTATTACAACACTTGCTGATAAAATAAACGAAGCCAATGCAGAAGGGCGCACAGCTCTGATTCCTTTTCTTCCCGGTGGATATCCGAACAAAGATATATTCTGGAAAGAAATTCTCGAACTTGATGCAAACGGCGCAGACATAATCGAAATAGGAATGCCTTTTTCCGATCCTGTTGCGGACGGTCCCGTCGTCGAAGCCGCATCTCTCAAGTGCCTTGATGCCGGAGTAAATCTGAAATGGATTATTGAGGAGCTCGCAAAAGTTCGGTCGCAGATCAGCGCAGGAATCGTGCTGATGGGATATTATAATCCCGTATTGCAATACGGGCTTGAGAAGTTTGCAAAGGATGCCAATGCTGCGGGAGTAAATGGTTTAATTATTGCCGATTTACCGTATGAGGAAGGTGTTGAATTCCGTGATTTACTGGCGGAAAACGAAGTAGTCCTTGTACCGCTGGTAGGACTGAACACAACACCTGAACGTATGAAACTTTACGCTGATGGTGGAAACGGGTTCTGCTATTTTGTTTCTGTATTAGGAACAACAGGCGATCGCGATTCACTGCCTGATGAAATTAAGGTCGGTCTCAAAAACGCGAAGGAAATATTTGATATTCCCGTAGCTCTGGGTTTTGGGTTGAAACACCCGTCACAGCTGATACCGCTTGAAGGATTGGTCGACGCGGCCGTTTTCGGGTCAGCTCTCATCCGTCATATCGATGATGGTAAAAGTAGCGCTGAATTTATGAAGGTCTGGAAGAAATAA
- the trpD gene encoding anthranilate phosphoribosyltransferase, producing MAECVTTALTELTFGRDLSTELADCVFESLFSGEVSPVQAGALLMGLRTKGETASEVASGVNAALKEAKLVKGLTGQLIDTCGTGGDGSNSFNCSTAVALYLADMGYKVVKHGNRAVSSSCGSADILEELEIPITTTAENVPEVLERDNFVFLFAPNYHPAFGKVAPIRKELGIPTLFNLMGPLLNPARPTHQILGVGRPETMRLMAEVLALTDVGKAYVVHGAGRFDELTPFGINKAILVDDGMLTELEIDPADYGFALSSPADVAVTDRKNARETLRKVLAGKAPQPMLDMVALNLGAALSLLDGTSLADGIEKAKAKIAVGVSKEY from the coding sequence ATGGCGGAATGTGTAACCACGGCTTTGACTGAATTGACCTTCGGGAGAGACCTTTCAACGGAACTGGCTGATTGTGTTTTTGAATCTCTTTTTTCAGGGGAAGTATCCCCGGTACAGGCCGGAGCATTGCTCATGGGGCTTCGTACAAAGGGAGAAACGGCTTCGGAAGTTGCATCCGGCGTAAACGCCGCGCTTAAAGAAGCTAAGCTTGTTAAAGGGCTGACCGGACAGTTGATCGACACATGCGGAACAGGTGGTGACGGGAGTAACAGTTTTAACTGTTCAACTGCCGTGGCTCTTTATCTGGCAGATATGGGATACAAGGTGGTTAAGCATGGAAACAGGGCGGTTTCTTCTTCCTGCGGAAGTGCTGATATCCTTGAAGAGTTGGAGATTCCAATAACAACCACAGCCGAAAATGTACCTGAAGTTCTTGAGCGTGATAATTTTGTATTTCTTTTTGCTCCTAATTATCATCCGGCCTTCGGGAAAGTAGCTCCAATTAGGAAAGAACTCGGAATCCCGACTCTTTTTAATCTCATGGGACCGCTTTTAAATCCCGCCCGCCCGACTCATCAGATTCTGGGTGTCGGCAGACCGGAAACAATGCGCCTTATGGCGGAAGTTCTTGCTTTGACAGATGTCGGTAAAGCTTACGTTGTGCACGGAGCAGGACGTTTTGACGAGCTGACACCTTTCGGTATTAACAAGGCTATTCTTGTGGATGATGGAATGCTGACCGAGCTTGAAATTGATCCGGCTGATTATGGTTTTGCTCTTTCTTCTCCTGCGGATGTAGCTGTTACGGATCGTAAGAATGCCCGCGAAACTCTTCGTAAAGTTTTAGCCGGAAAAGCTCCGCAGCCTATGCTTGATATGGTGGCACTTAATCTTGGAGCCGCCCTTTCGTTGCTTGATGGAACCAGTCTTGCTGATGGCATTGAAAAAGCAAAAGCAAAAATCGCGGTGGGCGTGAGTAAGGAGTATTAG